Within Spinacia oleracea cultivar Varoflay chromosome 4, BTI_SOV_V1, whole genome shotgun sequence, the genomic segment TTTAAGGAGTTGTTATCTCCACTTTATGCTTGTTGGACAAGGTCAAAGAAGCTAGCAAGGATCAAGAAAACTGTTAGAGGAAATCAAGGGATCGGTTGAGAGTATCAAGGGACAACTAACGACATTATTCTGTCTTCTATGCTTGACCTAGTACTATATAAAGATCATGAGTTTGCAATGAGAGGGCACGGCTAATCTCCATATCTAACCACTACCTTCCTCCATTTACCCCACTAATACCCATTatcccaactactattatttagTTGTTACTCCATGAGACATCATTTTCTACCTTAGCTTACCCACGTACATCTCACTACAAATACTCCATCTCATCAGCTATAATCATGATCTCTTCCGATATAAATACATCTTTTTCCCAACACCCCTGATACATAGTAATGACGGCCATTGTCGTATATTTATTCAATTCACAAGTACCTCTTCCTCGAGTATCCCAGTCCACTCGTACACTCCCTTTCACTTATGCCTTATTATTAGCTACATTTATATATACACGCGAAGAAACAATGTACTTGGATTCAGCAAGGCTTTTTATGCCAGTaacatagtggattggtggactcatggccacccgcggtttttatccctttcgggttttccgcgtcaccatctcttgtctcgtctctctttattttccgtcctttatttcatgtttttacatgctttattttatctagtcgtctatgtcccaaccaaaggtcgtccatacgaaatttggcataaacactaCACTCATGAAGAAATGCTCAAGTTCAGGAAACCGAGGAAAAAGAAATCATTACGTAGGAAGGAGAAGAAGCTTGATTTAGATGTTCTTGAAGCAGAGGCAAGAATTACTGGATTTGGTGTTTCAAATCTTGGTTCACATGGTGATAGAAAAAGAAAGGTTGCTAATaaagaggaagaagaaagatACGAGGTTGAGAGGCAAAAGAGTAACTTCCAAACTGCTTTTTCAAAAGCAAATGAAGCATCTAGAGCTCTTCGCATGGAGCATCAAGATGTTAATTATCCTGCAAATGAAGAAAATGATACCCTGGTTTTTGCAGAGGATCTGCAGAATTCCATGGAAAGAActttaaaaataacaaaataccGTGAAACAGGAAAATCGGATGAAACAGTAAAACGAAGAAGTGAAGGTTGCAATCAAACGGAAAAGCTGAACCTGGATCTAGATCATGGAACCCCAAAAAAACCCAGTAATCTTCTCAGTAATTGGAGAACTGGATTTAATTTGGGGAGTCCGGATCCTCTAAAGATTTAttaaaactctacaaggtagagttgtatctaaaccatacattttaaaatcaatgactCATATTAATGACAAAAAATAGGGGgaattttggaaagataatatatgaaccattgatttttcatccaatggttgatatgctcaaactctaccttgCAGAGTTATTTCAGAACTCTAGAGGATAAAGGTCACAAGTTGCCgtaatcttacgtgtcgcagtttaattgacACATTTAGGCGCCACGTAGACTATGCGTCACCAGAATACTTTTACtaccaattcaatatttttactatgaaaatatgtaaataagattATCGATATAaacaaggaaacaaattagaatattatgattttcatacttttttgtaacatttataatagattatataagttaaatattttagtttccaatttaaatcatgacacataagcataccatgtcatcattgtgacacggcttaaaggtcgcatgttgcgacctttatcatttttgtttaatttgttaCTTTGAAGGTTTTTAAGTACGAAAGGCTCCCTTTATCTCCACCACAATAGCTAGCTCTACTGTATGATTTTTACTCATACACTGATTGAGGTATATTGTATGTAAAACTGTTGAACTACCAGGTTTTGATTTTGATAAGTTTTTGAATTTTTCAATGTTAAAATAGGAATGTAATTTGGTTCTGAAGTTGATTTCTGTCGTTGAATTTTACTTATATACTGAGCCAACTGAGGTATATTGTATGTAAAGGAATCATGACTAAGTTTTGGGGATATATAGAAGCCTAGAAGGTGTAGTAATTTCTATAATAACACAGCATTCTGACAATTACCCACACCTTCAGTAGATTATAATGTTGCAATTCTTACAAATTATACTTAATCTGATAAGATTTTCTGTTTagtttcagatttttttttgtaatattgTCATAGAACCTATTGGCAGCAGATTTTGCCCCAGATTTTCTGTTATGATATAAAGGTCAATATATATACTCAATTTTTGGCTCAAAGTATTCATAATTTGGCTTCATATATCTCAGATTATTTGCTGATATATAAAGAAACCATCTGAATTTTCTTTGACGTTCCCACTTTCCAGATTTTACAGAAGGGTATTCCAATTTTAGTAACTTGGTAAAATTCCATCTAGGCCGAGTAGGAAAATACAATGCTTAGTGCCTTAGTTAACTACTTAACTCTATTGCTTTTTTCTTCTTAATTAATTCTAACAATATTCTAGTCATTAAACAATTACcattaaatttattaataatgGTTTCGTGGTGTAGTTGGTTATCACGTCAGTCTAACACACTGAAGGTCCCCAGTTCGAGCCTGGGCGAAGCCAATAAGTTTTTGTATGGTTTCTCCTGTTTTGACTGGCGACGATTTTTGCGCGCTTCATCAGTGTCAAATCCTGGAATTTGCGgtaaaaccctaattctttttcaattgatGTTTTTGTTTAGCTATGGAGAAAAAAAAGGGTGCGAATTCTTAAATACTTTCATATATTCGAACCCTAATTGAATTCAATTTCAATCAAATTTGCACTCTTTGATTTACAATTTATCATTATTTTGTCTTGTCCGTTTCTACCTTTCCAAAAATCCGATCGAAATTGATTGTTGTGTAAATGTGGTGAAATCTTGTTGATCCGAAACAAATTGAAACCATTTGATGTAGCTGGCATATTAGATTATCAATTTGGCAATTAATTTAGAGTTTTTAACCGAATTTTTCCAGGTTTTATTGAAATTTGTTGAATTAAAGTGTGGTAATTTGCATTTTATTTGATTGATGTCAATTAAATTGCCTGCTTGTTGTGAATTTCTATTTAGTCGAATTAGTAATTGGAATTAGGTAATGAAAATCTGTGATGTTTGAGTTTGGGATTTGTAAAGAGCCGACCTTAGCTCAGTTGGTAGAGCGGAGGACTGTAGTTGTTTGTTCAACAGATTAATCCTTAGGTCGCTGGTTCGATTCCGGCAGGTCGGACTTTCCTTTTTGTGTTGTACTTCTTCTTTCTCCCTGGTGTTGTACTGTTTGTGTTGTACTAAGAAGTTGACATTTTACAACTTATCCTTATGTGTAGTCATTGAAATATTACTAGATTCCTTATTTGAATTGTTAGTTTGCTTAACAAAACCTATTGTACGATTGGATTTAATAATTGCTGAACCGAGGTGACCTGACCTTAGCTACGTTGGTAGAGCAGAGGACTGTTAATCTGTTATTGGCTACAGATAATCTTTAGGTCGCTGGTTTGATTCTGGCAGCTCGGATTTTGGTTATTCTGACAATGTTTCTAGTTTAATTTAGCCCAACATTAAATGCATCCCAACAAAAACTCGTGATACTGAGAATCTGTAACATATTTGAGCTCGTTCCAAGGGATCAGGGGTTGGCTAGCTTGCCTCATTTCTTTCATATCTGAGACTGACGAATGTCTCCCATATTCCGATGGGAAGACATTGGTTTTACTATGGCCATCTTGTTATGAATTGTGATATAGTACAGACCTGTAATATGAGAATGGGGGTGGGGGATGAATGAAAACAACTTAATAGATATTTGAATAGTATTTCCAGTTTCTTGATTAGAATGGAGGGCTAAGTACATGACTTACCAGCTGGGGAGCATGGATATTAAATTTGAGTTGTCTGAAGATTCTGAAATCTAAAAACACCTTATAGGATAGTTCAGAAATCTTCATCAGGAGTTAAACGGgttaattattgttttagttGTGAGAGAATATCAGAAGACTCAAAGTTGCAGAAGTCATTGTGCTTTCAGTTTTACAAGCTTCTGTAAATGTGAGAAGAATCCATTGTTTATGTGGGGATGATTTCTTAGTGTAGTATAGAAAGTTAGAAACCTCCGCATTTGAAAGTTAAATGCTGTAAACCCAAACTAGTGTTAAACTTGCAGCACATACAGATGATTTTTTTAGAGGCTTTGTGCACATAACACCCACTTGCCGTTCTCTTTTCTTCTGGCCGACTTGGAAAGGAAAACTGGTAACTTCCACAGAAATAAAATACGTAGAATCTACTTGGGGATGTGGATGAAATCTAGGGTCATTGCCATTTATAGAGACAGAAAGGTCAATGTGAAATTCTTTGTTGTTAAGAAATTAAGAAGAAACTTTTTTGCTGTGAAAATACCAAAGAATATTGACCAACTGTTTCATATATTGAAGGGTTTTGTCCTCTGTAAGATTGTAACCATCTTATCTACATGTCATatagtagattttttttttccttttcaataCTTAATCAATGCGAGTTATTTTTTGTCTTGCACTTGTTTGACAAATAGGATCTGTTGCATCAAATTTGAtttgtgtaccattaattttcGGTTGGTTGAGTTTGGATGCTGTCAAATTTAGGTGTGATCAACATCACAATGTTGCTGGTTGACATCTGTGTTTTGCGTGAAATGTTTTACAAGCATTTGCAACATATGAATAACTTCTGAACAGCATAAGAAAACTAACATAAGCTATTGATGCCAAAAGGTGCTGCTAAACTGCAGACGTTAATACACATAAAACCACAAAACCTACCAACAAATACGACACAATGTCACACAAAACAACCCTTTCCACAAAACCTACCAACAAAAACGACACAAATGTCACACAAAACAACACTTTTCTGATCCCTGATTTTGATCAGAAAGAACTAATTTGACCTAAAATGATTCTATGTCAGCAATCTTGTCCAAGATTGTCGATACAACATCTTTAGACTCTTTCAGCACTTGTATACTCTTATTGAGCTTGTCTCTCTTGCTTGCCACAGCAGGAGACTCTTCCAGCATCCTGTCAGCGCTTCCCCCGTATGGACCCATCAATTCGCCCACAAACTCATACTCCAATTCCTTATTTACCAAATTTTGAATACTAAACACCAAATGAAGAGCCGTAGAATCCACCAACCTATTCAAAACAATTCTCCAATATGATTCTATTCGCATCTTCATATCAAATGCTTGCTTTGCTAGGTGCTTGTAGTCTTTCAAATGCTCTAATTCAACCTCACCAAACCCTTCAAGCTCCATACCAGTCACCTTCGCACCCCAATAGTCTGTTTTGCCTTCCACAATACTCATAAACTTGTCTTGATTCAACATAAGCCGATTCCAAACAGATAGGTAATCCGGATTACAAGTATAATCAGAATACATCTCCATTTGCACAATCTCCTTAACACGAGCAACAGACTGATCCTTCATCCTAGAAATCAGATTACCGGCAGCTCTTTTGCTGAAGCTCTGAAGGAGTGGGTATTTTTCAGAATGTCCTTTTCCTACTTTAATCACTACACCCTCAATGTATCCCCAGACTTCAGTCACAAAATCAACCGGTGTTTGTGATATTCCCTTCACTTTCTTCTGCAATGCAGTGAGAAAAGCCCATCGGGAAAGGAAATTCGGCAACCCAACTCCTTTAGCTTCTTCAAGAACTCGAATCTCTTCCATTAGGAAACTACCTGATTTATTATTAACATCATTTTCTTTTGATTGCATTAGCTTCGAGAACCCACCTATCATCTCATTCAAACGAGCTGTGCAATGCATTCTCGTATCATCAGGGTACTCCTCGTACTCTCCTCGGATTAAGATCTTCCTTAATGATTCCTTCACCGATCCCACAATATGCATGAACACCGCCATAGCTTCTTCCATCGAGGACAATCCACGTGGAATGTTATTCAATTCAACACCATAGACATTCAACTTTTCAtcgatcttcttgacaatgttagGCAAAGTCTTGGAAATTATGTTAGCTTGTATCTGAACCAACTTCTGAGCTAACACAGGTACTCCCACAATTGACTTATCAATCCTTGACAACAAAGGGTGAGACTGAAACAGCCTCATCTCCTCCAACCACGCTTCCTCATACGTTTCCTCCCCTATCCTGTTCCGTACACACACGTACCCTAGACCAATACTGACATCATCATTCGTCAACTTCTCTAACAACCCTTCTGGAGCCTTATCAGGTTTTGTGACAACAGCAAGTGTCCTCTGCCCAGTTTTATCCACAGCCTGTGACATCATAATCGACTCACAAGTCGAAAAATCAACCGTTGCAGATAAAACATTCAGAATAATACTCTCTTCAGGAGTAATATACTCCATTATAATATCCCTAATCTGCTCATAAACATTTTCTGGTTGTCCACGTACCGGAACCCGAGTTATCCCAGGAAGATCAACCATGGTCAAGTCAGGAACACCTTTTTTCCTAACAACAAGTGTTATAGGTGTATTAGATATCCCCTTACCATTCCCTGCAATTTCTTGAGTAGCAGAGTTAATAGCCTCAGAAACATGAGCTTCATCAGTCTGTATGACTTTACCCATGTACTCAAGGTAGAGAACAGGTTCTGGGTTAGAGTGGTGTTGTAGGCACATAATAAGTGGGACCCTTGTACATATTCCATGACCCCTAGGAAGGCTGATTCCGGCTAAAGACTCAAGCACACTTGATTTTCCTGATGATTGGTCGCCTATTACGACAATTGTAGGGAGTTGAATGCCTTCGTCTGTTGCTTTAAGCTTTCTGAGCTTGTCAACTGCATCAAGTAGTGGACGAATGCGGTCATTGTAGGAAGATATAAGTGGTGGTGTGACATTATTGGTGTAGGATGGAATGATCAACATACAGAAGAATGGTATTAGTAGGTAAAAAAAGTACAAAGGATTTCTCTGTGTCATTTTTTATGGCAGGAAGTAAGTAAGGATGTTAACTGAAAATCTGAAATTGTGATCTGATTTGTTTTTATAGGAGAGTAGAAGACTAGGAGT encodes:
- the LOC110805140 gene encoding dynamin-related protein 4C-like, whose amino-acid sequence is MTQRNPLYFFYLLIPFFCMLIIPSYTNNVTPPLISSYNDRIRPLLDAVDKLRKLKATDEGIQLPTIVVIGDQSSGKSSVLESLAGISLPRGHGICTRVPLIMCLQHHSNPEPVLYLEYMGKVIQTDEAHVSEAINSATQEIAGNGKGISNTPITLVVRKKGVPDLTMVDLPGITRVPVRGQPENVYEQIRDIIMEYITPEESIILNVLSATVDFSTCESIMMSQAVDKTGQRTLAVVTKPDKAPEGLLEKLTNDDVSIGLGYVCVRNRIGEETYEEAWLEEMRLFQSHPLLSRIDKSIVGVPVLAQKLVQIQANIISKTLPNIVKKIDEKLNVYGVELNNIPRGLSSMEEAMAVFMHIVGSVKESLRKILIRGEYEEYPDDTRMHCTARLNEMIGGFSKLMQSKENDVNNKSGSFLMEEIRVLEEAKGVGLPNFLSRWAFLTALQKKVKGISQTPVDFVTEVWGYIEGVVIKVGKGHSEKYPLLQSFSKRAAGNLISRMKDQSVARVKEIVQMEMYSDYTCNPDYLSVWNRLMLNQDKFMSIVEGKTDYWGAKVTGMELEGFGEVELEHLKDYKHLAKQAFDMKMRIESYWRIVLNRLVDSTALHLVFSIQNLVNKELEYEFVGELMGPYGGSADRMLEESPAVASKRDKLNKSIQVLKESKDVVSTILDKIADIESF